The genome window GAGTTGACCGAGATCAACGCCGGCCGCGGCATCGACGACGAGTACGTCCACCTCGACATGCGCCACCTCGGCGAGGAGCGCATCATCGACCGACTGGAGAACATCGTCCACCTCTCGGAGGACTTCGAGGGCGTCGACCCGCTCGAAGAGCCGATGCCGGTCAAACCCGGTCAGCACTACGCGATGGGCGGCGTCGAGACCGACGAGAACGGCGAGACGTGCATCACCGGCCTCTACGCCGCCGGCGAGTGCGCCTGCGCCTCGGTCCACGGCTCGAACCGGCTCGGCGGCAACGCGCTGCCGGAACTCATCGTCTTCGGGCGGCGCGCCGGCGCACACGCCGCGGGCAAGGACCTGGGCACGGCCGAGATCACGACCGGCAAGCGCGGCGAGTGGGAGGCAGGCGAAGTCGACACGCCCGTCGCACCCGGTTCGGTTCGGTCGCCGGACGACAGCGCCGTCGCCGACGGCGGTGAGAAGGCCGCCGACGGTGGAGCGGTTGCTGCGACGGGCGACGAAATCGTCACCCGCGCCGTCGACGCCGAGAACCGACGCATCGAGCACCTCATGACTAAAGAGGACGGGGTCCAGCACGCCGAGATTCGTTCCGAGGTCCAGAAATCGATGACGCGACACGTCAACGTCTTCCGCGAGAAGGAGGGCCTGAAACAGGCGCTGCGCGACCTCAGGGAGGCCCGCGAGCGCTACACCGACGTGTACGTCAACGACCCCTCGCGGACGTACAACACCGACCTCATCCAGACCATCGAGACGCGGAACATCCTCGACCTCGCGGAGGCGATCACGCTCGGCGCGCTCGCACGAGAGGAGTTCCGCGGCGCGCACTGGCGCAAGGAGCACCAGGAGCGCGACGACGAGAACTGGCTGAAGCACACGATGCTGTCGTGGAACGACGGCGCGCCCGAACTGTGGTACAAGCCGGTCATCCTCGAAGGCGAGGAGAAGACGTACGAACCGAAGATCCGTAGCTACTGAAACGCGGCAGCCCGTTTTTTCGGGCGAACCGACCAACG of Haloprofundus halophilus contains these proteins:
- a CDS encoding FAD-binding protein encodes the protein MYEHDVIVVGAGGAGLRAAIAAQEEGADVAIVSKLHPVRSHTGAAEGGINAALREGDSWEDHAYDTMKGSDYLGDAPAIETLCQDSPKETIQLEHWGMAFSRDDDGRVSQRPFGGLSFPRTTYAGAETGHQLLHTMYEQLVKRGIKVYDEWYVLNLAISDEEVPEDRTCHGIVAYDIQSGEVSGFRARNGVILATGGPGQVYDHTTNAVANTGDGVAMAYRAGVPMEDMEFIQFHPTTLPSTGVLITEGVRGEGGILYNENGERLMFEYGYANNAGELASRDVVSRAELTEINAGRGIDDEYVHLDMRHLGEERIIDRLENIVHLSEDFEGVDPLEEPMPVKPGQHYAMGGVETDENGETCITGLYAAGECACASVHGSNRLGGNALPELIVFGRRAGAHAAGKDLGTAEITTGKRGEWEAGEVDTPVAPGSVRSPDDSAVADGGEKAADGGAVAATGDEIVTRAVDAENRRIEHLMTKEDGVQHAEIRSEVQKSMTRHVNVFREKEGLKQALRDLREARERYTDVYVNDPSRTYNTDLIQTIETRNILDLAEAITLGALAREEFRGAHWRKEHQERDDENWLKHTMLSWNDGAPELWYKPVILEGEEKTYEPKIRSY